DNA from Amycolatopsis sp. DSM 110486:
CGTCCAGCGCTTGGACGTCTTCGAGGGCGGACATCAGCCGGTGCGGCGGGGACTCCGTCGCAGTCCGGGTCCTGGTGTACCTGATCGCTGATGGTGAGTTATCGGTCATGACAGGGGCCTACCCCCACGGTCGGGCTCCAACCCTCACCGCGGAATCGACTTGTTCGCGCTCCCGCCGCTGGCCCGGGAAACGGGCCGCGCGGTGCGGCGGAGGCGGTGGCGTCGTCTTCGCAGCCGTCCATCATGGCCTCTCGTCCATCGCTTGGTGGATGACGTACCAGATATCCGAACCGTCTGCCTTGGCGTGGTGCAGTTCGCTCTTCGGCCCGCAGAGACAGTCGTCGCAGAAGTCGTGCCACACCACGTCTTCGATGGGCACCAGGTGCAAGCCGCCGTCGTCAGCCCAGACGTTCGCCCACTTGGCTCGCTGTTCGGGCTTCATCAGACCAGCTCCTCTTCTCCGGCGCCCGCGCCGATTCCTCGTCGCTCGGGTCAGGATCGGTGAGCGCCCTCGGTGGTGGCCCTGGGCTGGGCCTGGACAGGCGGTGCACCCGCCTGCTGCTCGGCTTTGTGCTTGGTGTCGGCGGCGTCCTGGGCGGCGCGCTGTTTGCCGATCGCCGGTTCGGACTTGATCTGGTCGTTCTCATCCCTGGCCTTCTCGTACCCGGAATTGACCAGGTGCGCGGCGGCGTCCCGGCCGCCGATGCCGAATGCCAGTGCCGCGGCCAGTGCCGCCGCGCCGACCAGCGCGGCGTAGGTGATCGTGACGATCACCGGGGAGATCCCCAGCTGAGTCAGGATCATGAAAACGGCGATCCCCATGATCATCGCCGGGGCGAGGGTGCGGGCGATCTTCCCGGTCGGGGTGTCGCCCATGGTGCGGTGCAGCAGCCCGCCGACCGCGCCGGCGACCGCGGCCGCGACGATGAAGATCAGCAGCGCGGCGATGACGTTGGGCAGGTAGCTCAGCACCTGGTTCATGAACGCGGTCAACGCCGGAATCCCCAGCGTCCCGATGGCCGAGGAGATCACGAACAGCATGATCACCCAGAACACGACCAGACCGACGAGCTTGGACGGGCTGCCCCGCGGGGAGAGTTTCTCCACGTAGTTCGCGCCGCCACCGGACTTCAGCCGGTCGTCGACCTTCGCCTTCTGCAGGCCCTTGGTGATGGCCTTGTCCAGCAGTTTGGCGATGATGAAGCCGATCAGTAGCACGAGAAGCGCGCCGATCAGCTGGGGCAGGTAGTTCACGAACGTCGTGAATGCGCTCTGCAGACTTTGCAGGATGTTGAAGCCGGTATTCATCGATCTCGTCCTCTCGTGGACAAAATTCGGTTACGTTGATGGGTAGGTCCCGAGTCTGCTGTTGCCGTTTCGGCTCTGGCGTTTCGAGCGGCGACAACCCGGGCAGGTTGTATTTCCGCTGCGTACCCGGTCGGCGGCCGGTCAAACACGCTGTTAGCACCAGACGGAATGCGTCGTTACCCGGTCATTCGATCTCGAAAGTGGCAATGCTATTCCTCGGAAAGCAGCGATCCCAGTGGTCCGAGATCGATGTTCAGGTCCCGCCGCTCGAGTCCGAAGTGATCGCACAATTCTTCCATGCGCAGATCGAGGTACATCAGCGTCTGGCCGATCTCCTCGACCTTGTCGTCGTCCAGATCTCCGTGGTCGACGCGGCGCAGCGCCTGACGCTCCATGAGCTGGCGCAACAGTTCCACCACTGTTAGCACCAGACTGACGAGGCTGCGTTCCGCCGTCTCGGGATCGGCGTCGATCCGGTTCTTCCGCTCGTCGTCACCCATGGGGCTGCAATGCTGTGATCGACGTGATCAGGGTTCGCAGGGAAACGTGCACGAGATCGACGTCGGCGATGGACAGGGTGATTTCGCCGCTCACCACGACACCGCCCGCGAGTACGCGGTCGAGCAGGTCGATGAGGGCGACGTTGCGGTTTCCGGCGCGTACCGGCACAGTCATGGTTCCTCCGGTGTAGAGAACGAATACGGCGGCCATGGCCCGGTCAGCTCCACGGTGAGCATGGTGCTGTCCCGGCCACGCCAGTCCACCGCCTCGGCGAATCGCCCGGCTTCCGCGTCGTCGACGAGGTACGCGCCGTTGAGCATCATCGGCCCGTCCTGGTCGGTCAGCGCCCGGCTCTGCGGGGGGTGGGTGCAGGCGTCGGCCGCGAGTTCGCAGAGCGCGGCGTGGAGTCGGCTCACCTGGTCCGCGGCCCGCTGCTGACGTTCTTCCTGTGACGCCAGCGCGCTGCGCCGCCGCGCCAGGTAGGCAAATCCGGGGCCTTCGCCGTCCGGCACGGCCGCGGCGGGCTCCGGTTCGGACTGCAGGAATGCCTTCACCCCCCACTCGACCCGGCCCGAGACGTGCTCGAGCGTCCGCTCGAAATCGGTGCAGCGCTCCTCGACGGCGATCCGGACGGAGTCGTCGTCGTGGTACACCGTCGCGAGGCGGACGGGCGCCACCGGCCCCTGCTCGACGAGCGCCGCGACCACGGAGTCGTGCGCTCGCGCCACCGCGGCCAGCCAGTCGAGGTCCTCCAGGTTGCGACGCAAGGCTTCCGCGCCGAACGAGCCCAACGGGACATCGCCCACCACCGCGGCCAGCCTGCCCGCCGTGACGACCCGCGGGCGTTCGGCGGAGACGCCGGTCAGGCCGCCGAGTGCGGCGGCCCCGACTTCAGGCGTCACGGCGTACAGCCACACGCCCGTCTCGTCACTCTCGTTCATCGTCTTCCCCGCCGGCCTCGATGTATTCCGGCGCCGCCTCCAACTCGGCGACGCGCGCCCGAAGCTGCCGGTTCTCGTCTTGCAGCTTTCCGTTGTCACCGGTCAGCCACGGATCGCTCTCCCACCAGTTGATGCCCACCTCCCGGGCGGTCTCGAGCGAAGCGATCACCAGCCGCAGCTTGATCGTCAGCAGTTCGATGTCGAGCAGGTTGACCTGGATGTCCCCGGCGATGACCAGTCCCTTGTCCAGCACCCGTTCGAGGATGTCGCCGAGGTTCGCGGGCTGGCTTCCGGTAGCACCGAGCGAGCCCTGGGACCTGCTGACCGGTTGCCCCGATACCATCTCAGCTCCCCTCATTGCCGGTGCCGGACTTGCCGCGCGCGTACCGCCGCGTGCGGCGGAATGCGAGCAGGTCGCCTTCGGTGTCCAGCTCGATCTCGTACAGCGCCAGGATGTCGGCCGACGACGGGATGCGGTGCTCTTCGATCACTTCGACCTCGACGACCCAGCCGTCTTCGAGCGGCTCGACCGACGTGACGCCCACGGGTTCGTTCGTGATCAGCTCGTCCAGCTGACGCACCGCCGAAGCGGCCGCTGTCGAGGCGACCATGCCGTCGCGCCCCGATCGACGCCGGGTCGGCGGGGACCGGTCTTCACTTTTTGCGGTGGCCATCGGCCCTCACCTTTTCCTCTCGTCGCTTCGGTGCACGGGCCGGCTCGGCCGGGGGCCCGTCAGCCGGCTCAATGCCTGTTGCTGCGCTTCGGCTTCTTCTTCGGCCGAGATCTCGCCGGCGGCCCGCGCCTGCTCCACGGCCTCCAGCTCGCGCCGGACCGACGCTGGGTCGTGCAGCTCTTCGTCGACCCGCCGCCGGATCAGCTCGCCCAGGGCGAGGACCCCGCGGACCGGTGCCAGCGGCAGACCGACGATTCCTGACAACAGACCCACCGCGTCACTCCGGCGTCCGCGTGACGACGAAGTCGTACGCAGCGAGCGGACCGAGCAGGCGGACCTCGACGCGGCCTTCCCAGTCCTTCGCCAGCTCGCCGATGACGGCTTCCAGATCGCCCTGCCGGTCGGTCTCGGCCAGCACCGCGAGGTGCACCGCCTCCTCATCGTGAGTCGGCTGTCGCGGCGCGAGCTCCACGACCGAATCGGCCAGCGCGTCGGCGACCCGTTGCGTGTCGACCGCACGCTTCGCCTCGATCGCCTGGGTGATCTGCTCGCCCAGGGCCATGCGCTCGTTGCGGGTGGCATCCTGTGGCTTGCCCCGGATCGCGTCCGCGAGCTGCGCCATGCCGTCGTTCTCGGACAGGATCTCCCGCAGGATGGCCCCCTCGTCGTAGCGCGCCCGGACGAGGTACTCCGCTTTGCCCTCCAGCTCCTCCAGCGCTGCTGTGAAGTCATCGCGGTTCGCGTCGAGCAGCTCGTCGACCACCGCTCGCTCGTCCGCGACCACGGCGCCGAAGCGCAGCGGCAGCACCGGGACCTCGGCTGCCGCCGCGTCCAGCAGCCCGGCGTGCGCCGAAAGGTCCTCCGGCCGGCCCAGCGGCGTGTCCTGGGGGATTTCGCTGACCAGCGCGGCGATCGGTCCACTGTGCACTGTGGTCACGGCGGAAGGCGGATCGCCCACTCCACGCGCGTCGCCGTCGATCTCGACGTCGGCGGGCAGGATGCCGTAGACGTAGATCGCCGTCTCGGTTCCGGTCTCCGTCTCGGTGCCGGTTTCGGCGGTCACTCGCCTCACCGTCCCTTCCTGCCGCGGCTCACGGGTTCTTCCTCGTCTTCGTCTTCGCCGAGGATGTCGCGCAGCTTGTCGCCTGCTGCCTCGAGCGCACCGCGCGTCTTGGCCTTGGCGCCGCCGGAGGTCACGTCCTCCAGGAGGTCGGGCAGGCCCTTCTGCTCGGTGCCCGAGATGTCGAGCCGATTCACCGCTTCCGCGAACCGCAGGTAGGTGTCGACGCTGGCCACCACGATCCGGGCGTCGATGGTCAGCAGCTCGATGCCCACCAAGGACACCCGTACGTACGCGTCGATCACGAGGCCCTTGTCCAGGATCGTGTCGATCACGTCGGCGAGGCTGCTGGAGGACGGCCGGTCAAGGCCGCCGCCCCCACCGGAGGGCTGTACTGCTGTTGTCATCGCCTGCTCCCTCGGCTTCTGCCGGCGCCGGCACCGGCGCGAGCGCGGCCGCGACGAGGCCGCTCTTCTTCGGCCGCCTCGTCGGTCTCTTCGGCCTCTTCGGTTTCGTCGGTGTCTTCGGTCTCTTCCGGCTCCTCTTCCTCCGGCTCCTCTTCGGACTCTTCTTCCTCTTCGGGCTCCTCCTCGGACTCGGCGGCCTCGTCCTCTTCGGAACCGGTGTCGGCGGACTCCTCGTCCTGCTCGGGCCCGGTGTCCTCGGCCTCGTCGCGGTCGGCGCCCTCGTCCTGCTGCTCGACGACCTGCCCGTCGTGGATCTCGCCGTGCCACCCCTCGATGTCGTCGGGGTGCAGCAGGTCTTCCGTCATCACGTGGCGGCGGAAATGCTTGAGCTCCAGCCGCGCCCGGCGGCCCTGCGCCCGCCAGATGTTGCCGGTGCGTTCGAACAGCCCCTGCGGGTGGTACGCGAGCACCAGCACGACCTTGGTGAGATCCGGCGTGAGCTCGTGGAACGTCACCGCTCCGTCAACGTGACCCTTCGCGCCCTTGGAGCGCCACACGATCCGCTCGAACGGCACCTGCTCCAGGATGGTCGCCTCCCAGGTGCGGTGCGACCAGAGGACCTGCGCCTTCCACTCGGTCTTCTCTTCGCTGACCTGCTCGACGTTGTTGACCTTCTTCATGAACGCCGGGAAGTCGGTGAACCGGGTCCACTGGTCGTACACGAGGTCGATCGGCGCACCGATGTCGATCTCCTCGACGATGTTGGTGAGCTTGATCTTGTTGCCCTTTCCGCTGCCACGGCCGCCCCCGCCGCTGAACGCGTCCTTCACCTTCTGCGCGATACCGGACAGGCCGCCCTTGGCGGCGCCCATCATCGCCTTGCCCTTGATGCTGCCCTTGCCACCGGTCGCCGCTTCGAGAAGGCCACCGCCGCCGCCTTCGGCGAAGTCGGTCAGGCGCCCGGCCGTCGAAGAGATCCGCTTCGTGATGGAACCCGTCGCCCGGGTCATGGCCGCTTGACCCAGCCCGCGCAGGGCATCGGTCAGCTCACTCGTGTTGCCACCGGTCGCGTTCGACGCGGCGCCGGCGACCGTGCCGGTCGCTTTGCCGGCTGTGCTGGTGGCCTTGTCGGTGGTTTTCTTCAACGTTTTGGTGACCACTGCGTTCACCTCCTCGCCCGGCGGACGGGCGAGCGCTTGGTGGCGGTGCGTGTACTGCCAGAACTCTTGTCGCCGTCATCGGACGGCGTGGACCGCCGGCTCGATGAACGCCGCTGTGTCTGCTGTTCGTCGCCATCGCTCGAGCGGCGGGCCGCCGCACGGCGGCGCTGGGGCTTCTCGGGCTCCGGCTCTTCCTGGTCTTCGTCTTCGTCCTCGTCCTCGACTTCAGCTTCGTCTTCGTCTTCCGGCGTGGCGTCGTGCTCGTCGTCGGCCTTGGACTTCTTGCCGCGGGTGAGCGCGCCGCCGTCCGAGAGGCGTTCGCTCAGTGATTCGATCTTCCCGCTGGCGGCCGTCACCGCCGCGGCCTTCGCCGCGGAGAGCAACTCGTCACGCGCCAGCGACGTCAGCTGGCCGATTTCCGCGGACGAGCCCAGCTGCTTGAGACCACCTTGGACGAGCTTCGTCGGCGACACCCCGGCCTTGCCGGTGGCCCCTGCGGCCGCGATCATCAACGCGAGGCGCCCCTTCTTCGTCCGCCCCAGTAGATAACCGGCCGCGACTCCGACCGCCATCCGTGTTCCTGCCTTCATGGCCGCTCCTCCTGACTCTTGCGATAGCGAGTTCGTCCCGCACAACCTGCGCGCCGCCCCCGAAACCAAGGCGAACAGGAATGTGACTTCGTTTGATTCGGCTACCCGCAAGGTTCTGCGCGAAAACGCGAGAAAATGGAAAACACATTTCTTCGTCGTGCGGTAATGGGGAGAAAAAATCACGAAAGCGGTTCCAGCGATTTCGCCTTCTTACTGACGGGTATCTTTTGTCGAAAGCATGTTTCACCTGCAGGTGATCGATAGATGCAGCAATCGTCGCGGTGCGGTAAGACGGGCTCGGCGGACTGACCCCGCTGAGGAGCGTTACTACCCGTTGCCGCTGTGGCACTGAAATCGGCTGTTCGGTCCGGCCATCGGTTTTTCAACGCTCCCGGGACGCCGGACGGGGACGTCGTGCGCTCGGACCACTTCGTCGTCGCGGTGTGCACGTGCCGGCGCAGCAAGCGGTTCCCGCTGTGCGACACGAGCCACCGCAAGCGGGTGAGGACTCAGGACAACGGTTGACGCAGTGAGGACCGCCCGGCGCGCCAGCACGCCAGGAGGTGCTCACTGAGGCGTGCTTCGAGGAGATTGGTCGCCTGGACGCCGAACACGACGTCGGCTGCGAGCCCGGGATCCCGGGTGAGCAGGTCGCCGACGACGACGTGGCGCATCACCTGCTCGTGGACGGCGTCGGCCTCGATGTGCTCGGTGTAGAAGAGCTTGCACGCCTCGGCGGCACCCAGGCGGGTCAGCGCTTGCACCATCCGGTGCGCTGACGGTCCCGTGGTCACCTCAGTGGCGGCGAAATGACCGACGAGCGCGCCCCGCAGCGACCGGTGCAGACCGAACAGCGACATCATGTTGACGATCGCGATCATCGGTGCGGGCACGTGCTCCAGCAGAGCGAGGTAGCCGTCCGGCAGCTCGGCGCCGCGCAAGAGGTCGGCGAACAAGCGCGAATGGGCGGATTCCGCCCGGCCGCCGCCGAACTCGTCGAACTCGACTGCCACGAGCGCGGCCTTGGCCCGGCCGCACAGTCTCGGAATGACCCACGCGTGGGGGTCGCCTTCCTTGAGGTGGTAGATCGAGCGGTGGGCGAAGACCTCCCGCACGTGCCACCACTTTCCTTCGTCGCGAAGGAAGTGGGAAACGCCGGAGCTGTCGATCGGCTCGACGAGCAGGGCCTCGAACTCGGCGCCGACGTCGTGGCCACCGGGTACCGCGCCCTGGAGGCCGGTCAGGAACTGGTGCTCCAGTGCCGCGCGGGCCCGGAGCAGGTCCGGATCCCACTCCCACGTCTCGTCGACGCCGGCGTTCCCTGGTAGTGCTGTTCGTAGCAGAGGTGCAGCGCGAGTTGCAGGTCGTTGCCGAACGGCTGGGCGCCCGCGAGAGCGTCGAGCACCAACGGCCGCCCAGTCGGCGGAGCGGACAGCGCCGCGGCGACCGTGGCGGAAAGCGGGCCCCGGGCGGCGGGCAGGACGGGGGAGGACAGCATCGTCATGGCCGCTGGTTACCCCGCCGCGGCGGCTTCATGCCCGCCGGCCGGCACGGTCCGCTTGGCGAGCAGGCGGAGCACCGCAGGCAGCCCGGCCGTGGCGGCGGCGCGCTGCGCGACGGAATCGCGATCCTGGCGTTCCGCCGCCGCTGACGGTGAACGGCGTCGCCCGCGCGGGCACCGCCCTGCGCGGGTTCTCCGGTGAAAGGTTCCGTTGCCCGGCGGTGACCCCCCGGGCGGGCTACTGGGTTCTTCCTTCGGCTCAGCAGCCGGATGGTGGCGCGTTCGAGGACCGCGCGAGCGTCGTCGCTCTCGGCTTTCGCGGCGCGGCTCAGGGCTCGGC
Protein-coding regions in this window:
- a CDS encoding gas vesicle protein K, producing MGDDERKNRIDADPETAERSLVSLVLTVVELLRQLMERQALRRVDHGDLDDDKVEEIGQTLMYLDLRMEELCDHFGLERRDLNIDLGPLGSLLSEE
- a CDS encoding gas vesicle protein; this translates as MTVPVRAGNRNVALIDLLDRVLAGGVVVSGEITLSIADVDLVHVSLRTLITSITALQPHG
- a CDS encoding GvpL/GvpF family gas vesicle protein, giving the protein MNESDETGVWLYAVTPEVGAAALGGLTGVSAERPRVVTAGRLAAVVGDVPLGSFGAEALRRNLEDLDWLAAVARAHDSVVAALVEQGPVAPVRLATVYHDDDSVRIAVEERCTDFERTLEHVSGRVEWGVKAFLQSEPEPAAAVPDGEGPGFAYLARRRSALASQEERQQRAADQVSRLHAALCELAADACTHPPQSRALTDQDGPMMLNGAYLVDDAEAGRFAEAVDWRGRDSTMLTVELTGPWPPYSFSTPEEP
- a CDS encoding gas vesicle protein codes for the protein MVSGQPVSRSQGSLGATGSQPANLGDILERVLDKGLVIAGDIQVNLLDIELLTIKLRLVIASLETAREVGINWWESDPWLTGDNGKLQDENRQLRARVAELEAAPEYIEAGGEDDERE
- the gvpO gene encoding gas vesicle protein GvpO yields the protein MATAKSEDRSPPTRRRSGRDGMVASTAAASAVRQLDELITNEPVGVTSVEPLEDGWVVEVEVIEEHRIPSSADILALYEIELDTEGDLLAFRRTRRYARGKSGTGNEGS
- a CDS encoding gas vesicle protein GvpG, with translation MGLLSGIVGLPLAPVRGVLALGELIRRRVDEELHDPASVRRELEAVEQARAAGEISAEEEAEAQQQALSRLTGPRPSRPVHRSDERKR
- a CDS encoding GvpL/GvpF family gas vesicle protein, with product MTAETGTETETGTETAIYVYGILPADVEIDGDARGVGDPPSAVTTVHSGPIAALVSEIPQDTPLGRPEDLSAHAGLLDAAAAEVPVLPLRFGAVVADERAVVDELLDANRDDFTAALEELEGKAEYLVRARYDEGAILREILSENDGMAQLADAIRGKPQDATRNERMALGEQITQAIEAKRAVDTQRVADALADSVVELAPRQPTHDEEAVHLAVLAETDRQGDLEAVIGELAKDWEGRVEVRLLGPLAAYDFVVTRTPE
- the gvpJ gene encoding gas vesicle protein GvpJ, whose product is MTTAVQPSGGGGGLDRPSSSSLADVIDTILDKGLVIDAYVRVSLVGIELLTIDARIVVASVDTYLRFAEAVNRLDISGTEQKGLPDLLEDVTSGGAKAKTRGALEAAGDKLRDILGEDEDEEEPVSRGRKGR
- a CDS encoding SRPBCC family protein, which translates into the protein MNAVVTKTLKKTTDKATSTAGKATGTVAGAASNATGGNTSELTDALRGLGQAAMTRATGSITKRISSTAGRLTDFAEGGGGGLLEAATGGKGSIKGKAMMGAAKGGLSGIAQKVKDAFSGGGGRGSGKGNKIKLTNIVEEIDIGAPIDLVYDQWTRFTDFPAFMKKVNNVEQVSEEKTEWKAQVLWSHRTWEATILEQVPFERIVWRSKGAKGHVDGAVTFHELTPDLTKVVLVLAYHPQGLFERTGNIWRAQGRRARLELKHFRRHVMTEDLLHPDDIEGWHGEIHDGQVVEQQDEGADRDEAEDTGPEQDEESADTGSEEDEAAESEEEPEEEEESEEEPEEEEPEETEDTDETEEAEETDEAAEEERPRRGRARAGAGAGRSRGSRR
- a CDS encoding CDGSH iron-sulfur domain-containing protein, whose product is MALKSAVRSGHRFFNAPGTPDGDVVRSDHFVVAVCTCRRSKRFPLCDTSHRKRVRTQDNG